The genomic interval GATCAGCAAAGCCCGCGGAGAGATACTGGTTGGTCGAGACGAGTTGATCCACGAGGAACGTGTACGTTCCAGCCTGAGCCGAAGCCGTCGCGGTGCCCTTGAGCACGGATTCATTGCTGCTGGTGGCGGACTTGAGGTCGAAGGTCTTGTCCTTGCCGAACTTGGCGGATGCGGACTGCAGCGCCAGCAGCAGGCTGTTGAGACCCAGAAACGCCGACTGCTCCGCCTGCAACTGGGCCTGGCGGTTGAGGGCCAGCACCTTGGGGCGCGATTCAACGGCGAGCAACTGCTCGATGAGCGAGCCGGTGTCGATGCCGCTGATGAGTCCGACGCTGGTGGAAATGCCGGTCATGTCCCGTCTCCCGGAGAATCGAGCCGCCCCTGCCCGCCGACTGCAGGCGCGCAGTGGCGGCGAGGCGCGTGCGCTCAGTCAGCAATCGAGGTGCCGGTCTCCGTGATTATCGACCCGGGGCCCAACCGCCCTTCAGCCTCATCCACGAAGCGCAGGCCTTGCGCCATTCGGCAAGATCGACCCGTCGAGGCGGCGCCTTTAAGGATGGACCCCGCGCTGCGCCATAATCGGACCGCTCCCCCCAATCCCGCAAGCCTTGCCTTACCTGACCTGCCCTAAAGGCCGATCTTCCAGCCATGACCGTGGCTTCGCAGAGCACGCGCTCCGACCGCGTCGAGGTGATCCTGCAGCAGTTGCACACGCTGCCGACCCTCTCAGCCATCGCTATGCGCCTGCTCTCGCTCACGTCCGACGACGAAAGCGAAGTCGGCGACATCGTCAAGATCATCGAATCCGACCCGTCGATCACCGCCAAGGTGCTCAGCCTCTGCCGGCGTTCCGAAACGGGCCTGGGGGCGCGCATCACGACGGTGGACCGGGCCGTGGTCATGCTCGGCTTCGAGGCGATCCGCAACGCAGTGCTCTCCGTCGAGATCTACAACCTGTTCGAAAGCACGCGTTCGGCTCCGCAGCGCGGCCTGGACCTCGACGACATGGCGCCGGGCAGGCCGTTCGACAGCGCCGGCTTCTGGATGCACAGCATCGCCGTGGCCGTCGCCGCCGAACTGCTCGCCAAGAGGCGCGGCCTCGAGCCGCGCATCGCGCCCGACGAAGCGTTCGTCTGCGGCCTGCTGCACGACCTGGGCAAACTCGCCCTCGAGCGGCTGCTGCCGCGCGGCTACGAGCGCGTCGTCGAACTCACCGAGCAGCGCCAGGGCAACATCGCCGAGATGGAGCGCCGCGTCATCGGCCTCGATCACCACACCACCGGCAAGCGCCTCGCCGAGCAGTGGAACCTGCCGCACATCATACAGGACGTCATGTGGCTGCACGGCCAGCCGGTCGAGTCGCTGCCCGTCCTGCCCCACGAAGGCATGATCGCCCTCGTCACCCTCGCCGACCACCTCGTGCGCAAGCAGCACCTGGGCTTCTCGGGCAATCACGTCTTCGCCGACGACCTGGCCACGCTGTGCAAGCACGTCGGCGTAACGCAGAAGGACGTGGCGGAAGTCGGCAGCGCCGTGCACGTCGAGACCGCGGCCCGCTGCGAGATCCTCGGCCTCTCCGAGACGCCGCCTGAAGGGCTCTTCCTCGCCTCCATCGCCCGCGCCAATCACGCGCTGGGCCGCATCAACGAAGCGCTCGAACATCGCTCGCAGTCGGCTCATCGCAGCGAGCAGGTGATGCGCGGCATCATCGACTTCCATCAGCAGGCCACGCCCGGCCAGTCCATCGTCGCGGTGTGCGGCAACGTCGTCGCCTCGGCCTCCAAGGAGTTCGGCCGCGGCTTCTACGCCATGCTCTACGCCTCGGCGCGCTCGGACGCATGGCAGATCGGCCAGTTCTCCTGCGACGGCCGCCTGCTTCGCGCCCAGACCATCGAAGCGCCCGCAGCCGGTCTCGATCTCGACACGCTCTCGGACGAACTGCAGGTGTCGGTCGGGATGATGGGCCTGCTGCCGGCGCTGAGCGAATCAATCGGCGACGCGTCTGACATCCGCAACGTGCGCCTCCTGCCGCTGCGCAGCGCCTGGGGCGTGTCGGCGGTGCTGCTGCACGACCGCCCGGTGCGCGAGATGGGCCTCTCGCGCACGCAGATGCTGGCGCTGTGCGAGACGTGGGCCAGCGCCATCGCCGCCGCCCGCCAGCACGAAGGCGCCCGCCAGCTGGGCGAACAACTGGCTGAGTCCAACCGCATCCTCACCGAGACGCAGGCCAAACTCGCGCGAAGCCAGGCGCTGGCGTCGCTGGGCGAAATGGCCGCCGGCGCCGCCCACGAGATGAACAACCCGCTGTGCGTCATCTCCGGCCGCTCGCAGGTGCTGGCGAGCCAGTTGGAGAACCCGCGCGACCGCCGCATGGCCGAGCAGATCGCCGAGCAGGCCCAGCGCCTCAGCGACCTCATCACCAGTCTGCACCTGTTCACCGAGCCGCCGCGGCCCGAGCCTGCCCGGGTCGCGATCAGCGAACTCGTCAGCCGGGCCGTCAAGGCCGCGCAGGAGCGCGTCGGCAAGCGCGCGCCGATCTCGGTGCGCCTGGCGTCGGACCTGCCCGACGCGTACCTCGACGCCGACCAGGTGAGCAGCGCGCTGGTCGAACTCATCGTCAACGCCAGCGAGGCGCAACCCAAGCATTTCGTGGATGTGCAGGTGCTCATCGAGCCGCGCAGCCAGCGGCTGAACATTATCGTCAAGGATGACGGCCAGGGCATGAGCGCCCACACCCTCAACCACGCGTTCGATCCGTTCTTCTCCGTCAAGCCGGCCGGCCGCCAGCCCGGACTCGGGCTCTCGCGTGCTCAGCGGCTCATCGCGGCCAACAGCGGGTCGATCGAATTCGAATCGCAACCCGAAGTCGGCACGACAGCGCGGATCGTGCTCAAGTCGTGGCAGGTTCCCGACGACGAGCAGACTCCCGCTCCGCGCCCCGGCGCGCTGCGGCCGGAGGAGACGCAAGCGGCATGAGCGGCATTCGCATCCAACTGAGCATCACACTCGGCCAAGGCTCGCTTCCGCGCGGCCCGGCCCGGAGACTCACGCCGTGAAAAAGGCTCGCAGCAAACCCATGCAGGTCGATTCACCGGCGCAGCCGCCGGCCGCGCCAGTCGCGTCCGGGCGCGTGCTGGTCATCGACGCGGACACCACCACCGCTGCGGCAGCGCAGCGCGCCGTTGCCGGGTCAAACGTGCTCATCGCTTCGGCTGCAAGTCTCGCCGAAGCCGCCCAGCGCCCTGACCTTGGCGTCTGCGACGCCGTGATCCTTGCGGCGCGCACGGTCGCCGACATCGAAGACACCGCCTTTCGCCTGCGCGAGGCCCGTGCCACCGCCAGCCTCGTCGTGCTCTGCGCCGCGAGCGACTTTCAGCTCGCCGTGCACGCCATGCGCCACGGCGCGGTCGATTGTCTCACCATGCCGCTCGACGAGACCGACCTCCGCGTGCGGCTCTTCGACGCCATCGCCCGCTACCAGCGGCAGCGCCAGCAGCAGGAGCGCTTCGACCAGCTCAAGCGCATCTGCAAGCGCATGAACACCACGCGCATCGACGTCACGAACCAGGTCGATTCACTCTGCAACGACCTCGTGCACGCCTACCAGGAACTCACGGACCAGATCTCCAACGTCACGGCCGTGACCGAGTTCGCCGCCGTCATCCGCCAGGAACTCGACGTCGAGGAACTGCTCCGCACCACGCTCGAATACCTGCTGCGCAAACTCGGCCCGACCAACGCCGCCGTGTTCCTGCCCGCCGCGGGCGACGACTTCACCCTCGGCGCCTACATCAACTACGACTGCTCGAAGGACACGGGCAACTTCCTGCTCGAACACCTCGCCGACGTCATCACGCCGCTCATGCTCGAAGAGCGCGAACTGCTCGAGTTCATCGACAACGTCTCGCTGACCGACTGGATGGGAGACGACGCGGCGTTTCTCGTCGATTCGCACCTGCTCACCTTCGGCTGCCAGCACGACGGCGAGTGCATCGCCATCTTCTTGCTCTGGCGCGATGTGAACGCGCCGTTCGCCCCCGACCTCGTCAAGATGCTCCGCTCGCTCTCGGCGGTGTTCACGCGGCAACTGGCCCACGTCATCCACGTCCATCACCGCCACCTGCCCGATGATGACTGGCCGCCGCACGAAACTGGCGACGAAGGCGGATTGGCCGCGTAAAACGCAGCGCCCACGCACCGCGCTCACCTCGCCAGGCGCCCCTTGAGCGTCAGCGTGCGCGACTCTTCGATGAGCACGGGCACGATCTGGCCGACCAGCGAAGCCGCCCGCTCGCGCGGCACGTCAAACACGGTGATGAGATCGCCATCCGTGCGGCCGCTGAGTTGCACTGTGGGCGACTCGTGCCACTCCACCGGCGGCGCGGCCGTGCAGCAGCCTGTTGAACAGTCGCCGTCATCATCCGCCAGCGCGTGGCCGTTGAGCGTCAGCCCGACCGTACCCCGCGCGCCGGCCAGCACCGGCTCGCGCCGCGCCTGCACCGTGGACATGCCCTCGACGAACACATCCAGCGTGCGGCCGATCTGGGCCGTGTGGATGGCGTGCGAGATCGCGCCCTGCACCTGCAGCAGCGCGTTGTTGCGCTGCCGCTTGACCTCGTCGGGCACGTCGTCGGGCAGGCGGTCGTAGGCCGGCGTACCGGGGCGCGGCGAATACTTGAACACAAAGCAGTTCTTGAACCGCGCCCAGCGCATCAGATCCGCCGTCGCTTCAAAGTCCTCTTCCGTCTCGCCGGGGAAGCCGACGATCACGTCGCTGGCGATCATCGCGTCGGGAAGGTACGCGCGAATCCGCTCGATGAAGTCGCGATACTCCTCCACGCTGTAGCCGCGATTCATCGCTTCGAGGATACGGTTCGAGCCCGACTGAACCGGCACGTGGATGTAGCGGCAGATGCGCGGGCAGTCGCGAATGGTCTCGAGCACATCATTGCCGAAATCGCGCGGATAACTCGTCACGAACCGCAGCCGCCGCAGTTGCGGCACTTCATCGTGGATGCGACGCAGCAGGTCGGCAAATGTCGTGACGCGATGGCCCGTGAGCGGGTCGCGGTCGTGCCCGCCGGTGAACGATCGCCCCTTCTGCGATTGCACGACGCCGTCAACGACCACCGCTGCATCGTGCTCGAATCGATAGTGATTCACCGTCTGACCCAGCAGCGTGATCTCGACCACGCCGCGCTCCACCAGGGCGCGGCATTCATCGACGATGTGATCCGGCGGGCGGTGCATCTCGGCCCCGCGCGTGAAGGGCACGACGCAGTAGGTGCAGAACTTGTTGCAGCCGCGCGTGATGCGAACGTAAGCGCTGCGGCCGGCCGAACGCTGGTCCTGCGGCGCGAAACTGCGCGAAAGATCGAGCAGTTCGAGTTGATCCTCGGCCGCGGCCAGCGTGCCTGAGCGCCGCGAGGTGCTTCCCTGCAGCGCGATGGCCGGCTCGCTCGTCGTGCTCGCGTTGCGCAGCAGCAGCGGCAGCTTGTCGAGTTCGCCCGGGCCGCAGAGCAGATCGACGTGCGGAAACTTGCGCAGCATGTCGCGCCCGTCGCGCTCGGCCATGCAGCCCAGCACGCCCAGCAGCAGATCCGGCTGCCTCTTCTTGCGGCTCTTCATCAGCCCGAGGCGCGACCACACCTTCTGCTCCGCCTGCTCGCGCACCGAGCACGTGTTGTACAGGATCACCCCGGCCTCATCCGCATCCGGCGTGAACCGATATCCCAGCGCGCGCAGCTGCGTCGTGACCAGCTCCGAGTCCAGCTCATTCATCTGGCACCCGAAGGTCTCGAGATACACGAGTTTGCCGACGTCCGCGGACATGTCGCAAATGATAGGGTCGCGCCCATAGAAATGATGGGCGCGCGGCTTTTCTGCCCGGAGGCTCGCTCGGGCATCCGCCGCGAGGCTGAGTCTTCCTTCATCCTCCCCGCGTATCATGCCTCCAATGGCACGCGAGCGCATGGTGACTTCGGAACGGCTCGACTCGGAAGAGGAGCGGCTCAACTGGTCGCTGCGCCCCACCGTCCTCGACGACTACATCGGCCAGCCTCAACTCGTGCAGCGCCTGCGCATCGCCATCCAGGCCGCCAAGCAGCGCGGCGAGCCGCTCGAACACATCCTCCTCCACGGCCCGCCGGGGCTCGGCAAAACCACGCTCGCGCATGTCATCGGTCACGAGATGGGCGGCCAGGTCCACCTCACCTCCGGCCCCGCGCTCACGCGAGCCGGCGACCTCGTCGGTCCGCTCACCAAGCTCAAGCGCGGCGACATCCTCTTTGTCGACGAGATCCACCGCCTGCCCGCCGCTGTCGAGGAGTACATCTATCCGGCGATGGAAGACTTCCGCATCGACGTCTCCGTCGATTCGGGCATG from Phycisphaerales bacterium carries:
- a CDS encoding HDOD domain-containing protein; translated protein: MTVASQSTRSDRVEVILQQLHTLPTLSAIAMRLLSLTSDDESEVGDIVKIIESDPSITAKVLSLCRRSETGLGARITTVDRAVVMLGFEAIRNAVLSVEIYNLFESTRSAPQRGLDLDDMAPGRPFDSAGFWMHSIAVAVAAELLAKRRGLEPRIAPDEAFVCGLLHDLGKLALERLLPRGYERVVELTEQRQGNIAEMERRVIGLDHHTTGKRLAEQWNLPHIIQDVMWLHGQPVESLPVLPHEGMIALVTLADHLVRKQHLGFSGNHVFADDLATLCKHVGVTQKDVAEVGSAVHVETAARCEILGLSETPPEGLFLASIARANHALGRINEALEHRSQSAHRSEQVMRGIIDFHQQATPGQSIVAVCGNVVASASKEFGRGFYAMLYASARSDAWQIGQFSCDGRLLRAQTIEAPAAGLDLDTLSDELQVSVGMMGLLPALSESIGDASDIRNVRLLPLRSAWGVSAVLLHDRPVREMGLSRTQMLALCETWASAIAAARQHEGARQLGEQLAESNRILTETQAKLARSQALASLGEMAAGAAHEMNNPLCVISGRSQVLASQLENPRDRRMAEQIAEQAQRLSDLITSLHLFTEPPRPEPARVAISELVSRAVKAAQERVGKRAPISVRLASDLPDAYLDADQVSSALVELIVNASEAQPKHFVDVQVLIEPRSQRLNIIVKDDGQGMSAHTLNHAFDPFFSVKPAGRQPGLGLSRAQRLIAANSGSIEFESQPEVGTTARIVLKSWQVPDDEQTPAPRPGALRPEETQAA
- the miaB gene encoding tRNA (N6-isopentenyl adenosine(37)-C2)-methylthiotransferase MiaB, which codes for MSADVGKLVYLETFGCQMNELDSELVTTQLRALGYRFTPDADEAGVILYNTCSVREQAEQKVWSRLGLMKSRKKRQPDLLLGVLGCMAERDGRDMLRKFPHVDLLCGPGELDKLPLLLRNASTTSEPAIALQGSTSRRSGTLAAAEDQLELLDLSRSFAPQDQRSAGRSAYVRITRGCNKFCTYCVVPFTRGAEMHRPPDHIVDECRALVERGVVEITLLGQTVNHYRFEHDAAVVVDGVVQSQKGRSFTGGHDRDPLTGHRVTTFADLLRRIHDEVPQLRRLRFVTSYPRDFGNDVLETIRDCPRICRYIHVPVQSGSNRILEAMNRGYSVEEYRDFIERIRAYLPDAMIASDVIVGFPGETEEDFEATADLMRWARFKNCFVFKYSPRPGTPAYDRLPDDVPDEVKRQRNNALLQVQGAISHAIHTAQIGRTLDVFVEGMSTVQARREPVLAGARGTVGLTLNGHALADDDGDCSTGCCTAAPPVEWHESPTVQLSGRTDGDLITVFDVPRERAASLVGQIVPVLIEESRTLTLKGRLAR